A portion of the Nomia melanderi isolate GNS246 chromosome 2, iyNomMela1, whole genome shotgun sequence genome contains these proteins:
- the LOC116431134 gene encoding uncharacterized protein LOC116431134, which translates to MSTSVTAKLQDDMNSIPLADDDPQVIIPEEEILDNSCHLSDALGRGRSMDSIPSTFTNGSCSPNSLDPDISPDEQEEKARLIAQVLELQNTLDDLSQRVDSVKEENLKLRSENQVLNQYIENLMSASSVFQSTSPNTKKK; encoded by the exons ATGTCTACATCCGTCACAGCCAAACTTCAAGATGACATGAACAGTATACCGTTGGCAGACGACGATCCTCAAG TAATTATTCCTGAGGAAGAAATTCTGGATAACAGCTGCCATTTATCTGATGCATTGGGCAGGGGACGCAGCATGGATTCTATTCCCTCAACATTCACAAATGGCAGCTGTAGTCCCAATA gcTTAGATCCTGATATCAGTCCCGATGAACAAGAAGAGAAAGCTAGACTGATTGCCCAAGTACTTGAACTTCAGAATACTTTAGAcg ACTTGTCACAGAGAGTGGACAGTGTAAAGGAAGAGAATCTAAAATTGAGAAGTGAGAATCAAGTACTCAATCAATATATCGAAAACTTAATGTCTGCATCCAGTGTTTTTCAATCCACCAGCCCTAACACCAAAAAAAAGTGA